One genomic window of Streptomyces spiramyceticus includes the following:
- a CDS encoding PadR family transcriptional regulator, translated as MRGHLDGLLLAVLESGPLHGYAIIAAVQRRSGGVLELRTGTIYPALNRLERLGLLTSSWQADGERRRRCYELTDAGRRTLAGERTAWSEFTTAIGSVLNPAAPPGLTT; from the coding sequence GTGCGAGGGCACCTGGATGGACTGTTGCTGGCCGTGCTGGAGTCGGGCCCGCTCCACGGTTACGCGATCATCGCTGCGGTCCAGCGCCGCAGCGGGGGCGTACTCGAACTGCGCACGGGCACGATCTACCCGGCCCTGAACCGGCTGGAGCGGCTCGGACTGCTCACCAGCAGCTGGCAAGCCGACGGCGAACGGCGTCGTCGCTGTTACGAGCTCACCGATGCCGGACGGCGCACCCTGGCAGGCGAGCGAACGGCGTGGAGCGAGTTCACCACAGCGATCGGCTCAGTCCTGAACCCCGCTGCACCGCCCGGGCTGACCACGTGA
- a CDS encoding GOLPH3/VPS74 family protein: MAITLAEEIMLLSLDDESGSAKQRQAAGWAVSGGILLELVLAGRVSVAGKHLELTDTTPTGDQLLDSRTALIEAWLRGRKKRRVTEWLTKDQAKAVRAALESLCKRGVVVEEKHKALGVFPIRRYPEADGAVEAELRERLRTVVLDDAEPDTRTAGLIALIHSAKLHRLAFPDSPRKQVAARMAEVAAGQWAAESVRAAIRDMQAAMVAVTVVTAATAGS, translated from the coding sequence ATGGCGATCACACTGGCCGAGGAGATCATGCTGCTGTCTCTGGACGATGAGTCCGGGTCGGCGAAGCAGCGGCAAGCCGCTGGGTGGGCGGTGTCGGGAGGGATCCTGCTCGAACTGGTCCTGGCCGGGCGGGTGTCCGTTGCAGGCAAGCACCTCGAACTGACAGACACGACGCCGACCGGGGACCAGTTGCTCGACAGCCGGACGGCACTGATTGAGGCATGGCTGCGCGGACGCAAGAAGCGACGTGTGACGGAATGGCTGACGAAGGACCAGGCCAAGGCCGTTCGTGCGGCTCTGGAGAGTCTGTGCAAGCGCGGAGTGGTCGTGGAGGAGAAGCACAAGGCACTCGGCGTGTTCCCGATACGCCGCTATCCCGAGGCCGACGGCGCCGTCGAGGCTGAGTTGCGGGAACGGCTGCGCACCGTCGTACTGGACGACGCCGAGCCGGACACACGGACGGCGGGCCTCATCGCGCTGATCCACTCCGCCAAGCTGCACCGCCTGGCCTTTCCCGACAGCCCGCGCAAGCAGGTCGCCGCGCGGATGGCGGAGGTGGCCGCCGGGCAATGGGCGGCAGAGAGTGTCCGCGCCGCCATCCGCGACATGCAGGCGGCTATGGTCGCAGTCACCGTAGTCACGGCCGCCACGGCCGGGAGTTAG
- a CDS encoding APC family permease: MEQGAAHPEDREDLKAKGLSRNSVGLLGGTVIGISTVAPAYSLTATLGPTVSEAGLRMPGIFLAGFVPMLLVAFAYRELNKVLPDCGTSFAWSVKAFGPSTGWMCGWGLLMASVVVLSNLAGVATEFFYLFLGEVTDSPDVTGLNDNKAVHILTTLAFITVATLISYRGITLTEWLQSVLVGLQLVVLALFVVMAISTSGEAEGSLDFSWSWLDPFGVESFTAFTAGVTLSMFIYWGWDTCLTVNEESIGSERTPGRAALLSIVVIVCTYLLIAVAAQMYAGIGTKGTGLGNPETADNVFAALAYPVMGSGIGVLLFVAVLTSAAASLQTTFIPVARTALAMSTYKALPTMFAAVHPRFRTPARATVAAAVLTGSFYTLMTLISENVLLDTVFALGLMISFYYGITAFACVWFFRRELRHSSGNLLIKGLLPGLGGLMLTGVFVQTLRDTWEPSYGSGSSVAGIGSVFVIGVGLLLLGAVIMLLIRRHSPDFFRGEVLHQATPPLVMDI, translated from the coding sequence ATGGAGCAAGGAGCCGCGCACCCCGAGGATCGCGAGGACCTCAAGGCCAAGGGCCTCAGCCGGAACAGCGTCGGCCTGCTCGGCGGCACGGTGATCGGTATTTCCACCGTCGCCCCCGCCTACAGCCTCACCGCCACCCTCGGACCGACCGTCAGCGAGGCCGGACTGCGGATGCCCGGCATCTTCCTGGCCGGGTTCGTGCCGATGCTGCTGGTGGCCTTCGCCTACCGCGAGCTCAACAAGGTGCTGCCCGACTGCGGCACCTCCTTCGCCTGGTCGGTCAAGGCCTTCGGCCCGAGCACCGGCTGGATGTGCGGCTGGGGCCTGCTGATGGCGTCCGTCGTGGTGCTCTCCAACCTCGCCGGGGTGGCCACGGAGTTCTTCTACCTCTTCCTGGGGGAGGTGACCGACAGCCCCGACGTCACCGGACTCAACGACAACAAGGCCGTCCACATCCTGACCACCCTGGCCTTCATCACCGTCGCCACCTTGATCAGCTACCGCGGCATCACCCTCACCGAGTGGCTGCAGTCCGTGCTGGTCGGCCTGCAACTGGTCGTACTCGCCCTGTTCGTCGTCATGGCGATCTCCACATCCGGCGAGGCCGAGGGGTCACTCGACTTCTCCTGGTCCTGGCTGGACCCGTTCGGCGTCGAGTCCTTTACCGCCTTCACCGCCGGCGTCACCCTGTCGATGTTCATTTACTGGGGCTGGGACACCTGTCTGACGGTCAATGAGGAGAGCATCGGCAGCGAACGGACGCCCGGCCGCGCCGCACTGCTCTCCATCGTCGTCATCGTCTGTACCTACCTGCTCATCGCCGTCGCCGCCCAGATGTACGCGGGCATCGGCACCAAGGGCACCGGTCTCGGCAACCCGGAAACCGCCGACAACGTCTTCGCCGCACTCGCCTATCCGGTCATGGGCTCCGGCATTGGGGTGCTGCTCTTCGTCGCGGTCCTGACCAGCGCCGCCGCGAGCCTGCAGACCACCTTCATCCCGGTGGCCCGCACCGCCCTCGCGATGAGCACCTACAAGGCCCTGCCGACGATGTTCGCCGCCGTCCATCCGCGCTTCAGGACCCCCGCCCGCGCCACCGTCGCGGCGGCCGTCCTCACCGGCTCCTTCTACACCCTGATGACCCTGATCAGCGAAAACGTCCTGCTGGATACTGTCTTCGCACTCGGCCTCATGATCAGCTTCTACTACGGGATCACGGCCTTCGCCTGCGTCTGGTTCTTCCGCCGCGAACTGCGGCACTCGTCGGGCAACCTGCTGATCAAGGGGCTTCTGCCGGGCCTCGGCGGCCTGATGCTCACCGGCGTGTTCGTCCAGACGCTGAGGGACACCTGGGAACCGTCCTACGGCAGCGGCAGCTCAGTCGCCGGCATCGGCAGCGTCTTCGTCATCGGAGTCGGCCTGCTGCTCCTCGGCGCCGTGATCATGCTACTGATACGGCGTCACAGCCCGGACTTCTTCCGCGGCGAGGTGCTGCACCAGGCAACGCCGCCTCTTGTCATGGATATTTGA
- a CDS encoding DUF1326 domain-containing protein, whose protein sequence is MTWSISGNYLAGCSCAVVCGCPVDAKPHDAQGREECLGCIAFHVAEGSLDDVNLSGVDFALYNHFPSNLTAGNWKVGVVVDAEASDEQADALERIVSGREGGAFGELSQFFGEYLGLERASISITDGEKPRLRVGGKTELEFEPLRGPDGGPTTMKNAMFGFAPEFTLGRTTGSSTAFGLTFEPAYGEKSDYVFSSEQPEGTPTGR, encoded by the coding sequence ATGACATGGAGTATCTCCGGCAACTACTTGGCTGGTTGCTCATGCGCAGTGGTCTGCGGGTGCCCCGTCGACGCGAAGCCGCACGACGCGCAAGGACGTGAGGAATGCCTTGGGTGCATCGCCTTCCACGTGGCCGAAGGCAGCTTGGACGACGTGAATCTGTCCGGCGTGGACTTCGCCCTCTACAACCACTTCCCCTCCAACCTGACCGCCGGTAACTGGAAGGTCGGCGTGGTCGTCGACGCGGAGGCCAGTGACGAGCAGGCCGACGCGCTCGAGCGCATCGTGTCCGGGCGCGAAGGCGGCGCGTTCGGCGAGCTCTCGCAGTTCTTCGGGGAGTACCTCGGCCTGGAGCGGGCGAGCATCTCCATCACGGACGGCGAAAAGCCCCGACTTCGGGTCGGCGGGAAGACCGAACTCGAATTCGAGCCCCTTCGAGGGCCCGATGGTGGACCCACCACGATGAAGAACGCGATGTTCGGATTCGCACCGGAATTCACGCTGGGCCGCACCACCGGCAGCTCGACAGCCTTCGGCTTGACGTTCGAGCCTGCGTACGGCGAGAAGTCCGACTACGTCTTCTCCAGCGAGCAGCCCGAGGGCACGCCCACAGGGCGCTAG
- a CDS encoding ATP-binding protein — protein sequence MLQGRTVERDRIDQMLVGARRGTSSALLIHGEAGIGKTSLLDYAAERAEGMRVLRVEGIESEMELAFGGLHQLFLPVMDVLDMLPGPQATAMKAVFGLTEDVVRDRFTLGLAVLTTLSEVAGEGPLLCLVDDAQWIDQPSVDVLTFAARRLRAEGIVMIFAVRDGAGGAVVNGLPGLLIEGLDRAAAATLVRDLPPYVMERIIEEAQGNPLALIELSAVLTPAQRAGHLGPLALPEASSPPASRIQDAFLEQIGRLPEATQLMLLVAAADDTGDLTLVLRAVDRFGAAIEDLEPAERSGLVFLSGAGVRFRHPLVRYAAYQEAPLVRRIAAHKALAEVLDTVKDAHRRAWHLAAASTGPDERVADELERVAEWAGSRQAMASASAAYERAAQLTADPQRRARRLICAAQKASEAGQDERCGALADQVTLPLHDPGLTASFARVRAVVELGYGRPETAGRILVECADLIGPSSPGELASLLVDAIHAALSSGNADLIAEVGAHAPDLAVLAVPARLFAGDVPGSLDALHDLVRISRYPDAAFMDRLMTGIYFQLVADHAAAYEVAVASVAQCREQGIGGWLPTTLHLLAQAELALGRHDEAYAHATEGLRLAEYYDLAHRASHLRAALATPAAVQGLDEQCRKLAEEALEYTRPRDVGRGTADALWALGLLELGLGRADAALELLESAQKEVGHPLLALFLLPDLVEAAVRAGRPERAMEPTRLLGEWATAAHQSALTALTRRCLALTSADEEAEPHFATAVRLHEGGSDFERARTELLYGEWLRRLRRKIDARDHLREALETFEKLGARPWADRARAELRAAGESAAPTGLADGRISRLSPQEREVVRLAATGATNREIATQLFLSHRTVGHHLYRAFPKLGITSRNELAALLGS from the coding sequence ATGCTGCAAGGGCGAACCGTGGAGCGAGACCGGATAGACCAGATGCTCGTGGGCGCTCGTCGGGGAACAAGCAGCGCCCTGCTGATCCACGGTGAGGCGGGGATCGGCAAGACCTCGCTGCTCGACTACGCAGCCGAGCGGGCGGAGGGCATGCGCGTGCTGCGCGTCGAGGGCATCGAGTCAGAGATGGAGCTCGCCTTCGGAGGGCTGCACCAGCTGTTCCTTCCAGTGATGGACGTCCTCGACATGCTGCCGGGACCGCAGGCCACGGCCATGAAGGCTGTCTTCGGGCTCACCGAGGACGTGGTGCGTGATCGCTTCACCCTCGGCCTCGCCGTGCTCACCACGCTGTCGGAGGTCGCTGGCGAGGGCCCGCTCCTCTGCCTGGTCGATGATGCGCAGTGGATCGACCAGCCGTCGGTGGATGTGTTGACCTTCGCCGCTCGCAGGCTGAGGGCCGAGGGCATCGTAATGATCTTCGCTGTCCGCGACGGTGCCGGCGGCGCCGTCGTGAACGGACTTCCTGGGCTGCTCATCGAAGGCCTTGACCGGGCGGCAGCCGCAACGCTCGTCCGGGATCTTCCTCCCTACGTCATGGAAAGGATCATCGAGGAGGCGCAGGGCAACCCGCTGGCCCTCATCGAACTGTCCGCCGTGCTCACCCCGGCGCAGCGCGCCGGGCATCTGGGCCCGCTGGCGCTGCCCGAGGCGTCGTCCCCGCCGGCGAGCCGGATTCAGGACGCCTTTCTGGAGCAGATCGGCCGCCTTCCCGAAGCCACCCAGTTGATGCTGCTCGTGGCCGCCGCGGATGACACCGGAGATCTCACCCTGGTGCTGAGGGCCGTCGACCGGTTCGGCGCCGCAATTGAGGACCTGGAACCCGCCGAACGCTCCGGGCTCGTATTCCTGTCCGGGGCGGGGGTGCGCTTCCGGCACCCGCTGGTCCGATACGCCGCCTATCAGGAGGCCCCGCTCGTCAGGCGCATCGCCGCTCACAAGGCGCTGGCGGAGGTGCTGGATACCGTCAAGGACGCGCACCGGCGGGCCTGGCACCTGGCTGCTGCGTCGACGGGTCCGGACGAACGGGTCGCCGACGAACTCGAGAGAGTTGCCGAGTGGGCCGGCAGCAGACAGGCGATGGCGTCCGCGTCCGCCGCCTATGAACGTGCCGCCCAGCTCACGGCGGACCCGCAAAGGCGCGCGCGCCGCCTCATCTGCGCTGCTCAGAAGGCCAGTGAAGCCGGTCAGGACGAGCGGTGCGGCGCCCTGGCCGACCAGGTGACGCTTCCTCTCCACGATCCGGGCCTGACAGCGAGCTTCGCCCGCGTACGGGCAGTCGTCGAGCTGGGTTACGGCAGGCCGGAAACCGCCGGTCGCATCTTGGTCGAATGCGCAGACCTCATCGGCCCCAGCAGCCCCGGCGAACTTGCCTCTCTTCTGGTCGACGCGATCCACGCGGCCTTGTCCTCAGGCAACGCCGACCTGATCGCCGAGGTCGGGGCCCACGCCCCGGACCTGGCCGTACTCGCCGTACCCGCTCGTCTGTTCGCCGGAGACGTACCCGGCTCGCTCGACGCCCTTCATGACCTCGTGCGAATCAGCCGTTATCCCGATGCCGCGTTCATGGACCGGCTGATGACTGGCATTTACTTCCAACTGGTCGCGGACCATGCGGCGGCGTACGAGGTCGCCGTCGCGTCGGTCGCCCAGTGCCGGGAGCAAGGCATCGGCGGGTGGCTGCCCACGACGCTGCACCTGCTCGCCCAGGCGGAGCTTGCGCTCGGCCGACACGATGAGGCGTACGCGCATGCCACCGAGGGACTGCGGCTTGCCGAGTACTACGATCTGGCGCACCGAGCCTCCCACCTGCGGGCCGCCCTGGCGACGCCGGCCGCCGTCCAGGGATTGGATGAGCAGTGCCGCAAGCTGGCGGAGGAAGCCCTGGAATACACGCGTCCGCGCGACGTCGGACGGGGTACGGCGGACGCCCTGTGGGCGCTGGGATTGCTTGAGCTCGGCCTCGGGCGGGCGGATGCGGCTCTGGAGCTGCTGGAATCGGCGCAGAAGGAAGTGGGCCATCCGCTGTTGGCCCTGTTCCTGCTGCCCGATCTTGTCGAGGCGGCAGTGCGTGCCGGCCGTCCCGAGCGGGCGATGGAACCAACGCGTCTACTGGGGGAATGGGCGACCGCCGCACATCAGTCGGCCCTCACTGCCCTGACCCGCCGCTGTCTGGCCCTGACCAGTGCGGATGAGGAGGCCGAACCGCACTTCGCGACAGCCGTGCGCCTCCACGAGGGCGGCAGCGACTTCGAACGGGCCCGCACCGAGCTGCTTTACGGGGAGTGGCTGCGCCGCCTGCGGCGCAAGATCGATGCCCGCGACCACCTGCGTGAGGCGCTGGAGACCTTCGAGAAGCTCGGCGCCCGGCCTTGGGCCGACCGGGCTCGGGCGGAACTGCGGGCCGCAGGCGAGAGCGCTGCTCCGACCGGTCTTGCGGACGGACGGATCAGCCGGTTGAGCCCGCAGGAGCGCGAGGTCGTACGGCTGGCCGCCACCGGCGCAACCAACCGTGAGATCGCCACGCAGCTGTTTCTGAGTCACCGCACGGTCGGGCACCACCTGTACCGCGCCTTCCCCAAGCTGGGCATCACGTCCCGCAATGAACTCGCCGCGCTACTGGGCTCATGA
- a CDS encoding permease prefix domain 1-containing protein: MNATGRQTDLIGEYVAALTAALHGPARAKARMIEEIRDGLTDATAAHTGEGMPYERAAHQAVRDFGTVDELVPSCQRELTIAQARHTARAVALTAPFLIACWYLAWTTDQDQAWQLPRTAQLLAVHLAGVATVAALLAATTLAATGALARRLPTPHRLPLVVAWTGTTASAAMAVTTLALATASALATNWPLLAFAGVLAAASHAAVAASARACRHCAHLPTTQPAVSWLRG, translated from the coding sequence GTGAACGCCACCGGTCGGCAAACCGACCTCATCGGGGAGTACGTGGCGGCCCTGACAGCCGCCCTGCACGGACCGGCCCGGGCCAAGGCCCGGATGATCGAGGAGATACGCGACGGCCTCACGGACGCGACTGCCGCCCACACCGGCGAAGGAATGCCCTACGAACGCGCCGCCCACCAAGCAGTGCGCGATTTCGGGACTGTCGACGAGCTTGTACCGAGCTGCCAACGCGAACTGACCATCGCCCAGGCCCGCCACACTGCCCGGGCCGTCGCGCTCACCGCCCCCTTCCTGATCGCCTGCTGGTACCTGGCCTGGACTACCGACCAAGATCAGGCCTGGCAGCTGCCGCGCACGGCTCAGCTGCTGGCCGTTCATCTGGCAGGAGTCGCGACCGTCGCCGCGCTGCTCGCCGCAACGACGCTGGCCGCTACCGGTGCCCTCGCCCGCCGGCTGCCCACGCCGCACCGGCTGCCACTCGTGGTCGCCTGGACCGGTACCACCGCCAGCGCTGCCATGGCGGTCACGACGCTCGCGCTCGCCACCGCCTCCGCCCTGGCCACCAACTGGCCACTGCTCGCGTTCGCCGGCGTGCTCGCGGCTGCCTCGCACGCGGCAGTGGCAGCTTCGGCCCGCGCCTGCCGTCACTGCGCCCACCTGCCCACCACGCAACCCGCCGTCTCCTGGCTGCGCGGCTGA
- a CDS encoding dihydrofolate reductase family protein yields the protein MRKLTYYIGSSIDGFIAGPEGQFDFFAFEGDLAAVILAEYPETMPVQARELLGVAGTANKKFDTVLMGRGTYGPGLAIGVTSPYPHLTQYVFSRTLTQLDPQVEIVSGDPVEFVRRLKRQEGMDIWLCGGATLAGQLMGEIDELVIKRYPVVIGSGIPLFHASFDLTTFSPTDYRVFNTGATITTYVKN from the coding sequence ATGCGCAAGCTCACTTACTACATCGGTTCCAGCATCGACGGCTTCATCGCAGGTCCGGAGGGGCAGTTCGACTTCTTCGCTTTCGAGGGAGATCTTGCGGCCGTGATTCTCGCTGAATATCCCGAGACCATGCCGGTCCAGGCACGCGAGTTGCTGGGCGTCGCTGGTACGGCGAACAAGAAATTCGACACGGTCCTGATGGGTCGCGGCACTTATGGGCCCGGTCTGGCGATCGGCGTCACCAGCCCCTACCCGCACCTCACGCAGTATGTGTTTTCCCGCACGCTGACCCAGCTCGACCCCCAGGTGGAGATCGTCTCCGGTGACCCTGTGGAGTTTGTCCGCCGGCTCAAGCGGCAGGAGGGGATGGACATCTGGCTGTGTGGCGGCGCCACGCTGGCCGGGCAGTTGATGGGCGAGATCGACGAGCTGGTCATCAAGCGCTACCCGGTGGTCATCGGTTCCGGTATCCCTCTGTTCCACGCTTCCTTCGACCTGACCACGTTCTCGCCGACCGACTACCGGGTCTTCAACACCGGCGCGACGATCACGACTTACGTCAAGAACTGA
- a CDS encoding TetR/AcrR family transcriptional regulator codes for MTHPSAPRGRPRDIRAHQAILTSTIELVTELGYAATSVGAVAARAGVGKDTIYRRWSGKAELVYEAVFTETEAAPVPDTGSLTGDLTALLESLIHEFTAPAAAAALPGLLADFAAGPELQARIRSQFLAPAKESLVAVFERAVRRGETDPSVPVDLVLDTLAGAVFFHVGLVGERPTRQLATQLAAIVGRGIEAR; via the coding sequence ATGACGCATCCCAGCGCCCCGCGTGGGCGTCCCCGAGACATTCGTGCTCATCAGGCGATCCTCACCAGCACGATTGAGTTGGTGACCGAACTCGGCTACGCCGCCACCTCAGTTGGGGCAGTAGCGGCCCGGGCCGGCGTCGGCAAGGACACCATCTACCGCCGTTGGTCCGGCAAGGCCGAGTTGGTGTACGAGGCGGTCTTCACCGAGACCGAGGCGGCTCCGGTGCCGGATACCGGCAGCCTGACCGGTGATCTGACGGCACTACTGGAGTCCCTCATCCACGAGTTCACCGCCCCGGCCGCCGCTGCCGCCCTGCCTGGCCTGCTGGCCGACTTCGCCGCCGGCCCGGAGTTGCAGGCCCGCATCCGATCCCAGTTCCTGGCCCCGGCCAAGGAGTCTCTGGTGGCGGTGTTCGAGCGCGCCGTCCGGAGGGGGGAGACCGACCCCAGCGTGCCGGTCGACCTGGTCCTGGACACGCTGGCTGGAGCCGTCTTCTTCCATGTCGGGCTGGTGGGCGAGCGCCCGACGCGGCAGCTCGCCACGCAACTGGCCGCCATCGTTGGCCGCGGAATCGAGGCCCGATGA
- a CDS encoding DUF2182 domain-containing protein, which translates to MPHVRLAAPAPTRPGVLLPTRDLAVAWTLMVLLAALAWVLTVGQSRDMGMEPGTMGLAFPLFLLLWVVMMVAMMLPSVAPVAITWVWAIGRQSAGPVRAVRITEFVSGYLLAWTGFGLLAYGALAATGRLVDGNPGAGRWIGAAAFLLAGLHQFGPLKRVCLRHCRNPMFQLLRYSRFRPWAKDLRVGAHHGLYCVGCCWGLMIVLIPLGFMNVAAMAGLAAVIFMEKLWRGGPWLTWAVGLAFLVLAALAPFQDWLLPGLEMSDPSMDQMAMDQMEMDQMAGRMF; encoded by the coding sequence ATGCCGCACGTCCGCCTCGCCGCACCGGCCCCGACCCGGCCGGGAGTCCTGCTGCCGACGCGCGATCTGGCGGTCGCCTGGACTCTGATGGTGCTGCTCGCAGCTCTGGCCTGGGTGCTTACGGTCGGCCAGTCCCGCGATATGGGGATGGAGCCCGGCACCATGGGCCTGGCGTTCCCGCTCTTCCTGCTGCTGTGGGTGGTCATGATGGTGGCGATGATGCTGCCGTCGGTGGCGCCCGTGGCCATCACCTGGGTGTGGGCGATCGGGCGCCAGTCCGCAGGCCCGGTCCGCGCGGTGCGGATCACGGAATTCGTCAGCGGCTATCTGCTGGCCTGGACCGGGTTCGGTCTGCTCGCGTACGGCGCTCTGGCGGCGACCGGCCGTCTGGTGGACGGCAACCCCGGGGCTGGGCGCTGGATCGGCGCCGCCGCGTTCCTGCTCGCGGGACTGCATCAGTTCGGGCCGCTGAAGCGGGTCTGCCTGCGACACTGCCGCAACCCGATGTTCCAACTGCTCCGGTACTCACGCTTCCGGCCGTGGGCCAAGGATCTGCGGGTTGGCGCGCATCACGGGCTCTACTGCGTCGGCTGCTGCTGGGGCCTGATGATCGTCCTCATCCCGCTCGGCTTCATGAACGTGGCGGCGATGGCGGGCCTGGCGGCGGTGATCTTCATGGAGAAGCTGTGGCGGGGAGGCCCCTGGCTCACCTGGGCGGTCGGTCTCGCCTTCCTCGTCCTGGCCGCACTCGCTCCGTTCCAGGACTGGCTGCTGCCTGGCCTGGAGATGTCCGATCCGTCGATGGACCAGATGGCGATGGATCAGATGGAGATGGATCAGATGGCGGGCCGGATGTTCTGA
- a CDS encoding protein kilB yields MWSSIIAVAGTLLGGALTGLLQFRGERAARADRRAEALRLALGELVAALGDHRRAMWHREDLRLNGASQEAVEAARSTSHATRSAVTAPLVAVSVLEPSLAEPAREAALAAFDIRDVADHTILAARREAAIAASDDLVAAAGRAMA; encoded by the coding sequence ATGTGGTCCAGCATCATTGCCGTGGCCGGCACACTGCTCGGCGGCGCGCTCACCGGACTGCTTCAGTTCAGGGGTGAGCGGGCCGCCCGCGCTGACCGGAGGGCGGAAGCGCTGCGCCTGGCGCTGGGCGAATTGGTGGCCGCCTTGGGTGACCATCGGCGGGCCATGTGGCACCGCGAAGACCTTCGCCTGAACGGCGCGAGCCAGGAAGCCGTCGAGGCAGCCCGTTCAACCTCCCATGCCACTCGCTCCGCCGTCACTGCCCCCTTGGTCGCGGTCTCTGTCCTCGAACCGTCCCTTGCTGAACCGGCCCGCGAGGCCGCCCTGGCCGCGTTCGACATACGCGACGTCGCCGACCACACCATCCTGGCCGCCCGCCGCGAGGCCGCCATCGCAGCGAGCGACGACCTGGTTGCCGCTGCAGGGCGTGCCATGGCCTGA
- a CDS encoding HAD family hydrolase — protein MTGQVEGRTLRAGRAAWLEEQGQVLPDELGRAQKEAEAEGRTVVFTAWDSQIRGALVVTDTVKATSAEAVADLKRLGLTPVLLTGDNTAAAHAVAAEVGIGKVIAEVDPELRLRRFRPLHRRFTAWACPSGRSGRARLPSGSNVFPPVLCHPVL, from the coding sequence GTGACCGGGCAGGTCGAGGGACGTACGCTCCGTGCGGGGCGGGCCGCGTGGCTGGAGGAGCAGGGCCAGGTGCTGCCCGACGAGCTCGGCCGCGCACAGAAGGAGGCCGAGGCCGAGGGCCGTACGGTCGTCTTCACTGCCTGGGACTCGCAGATCCGGGGCGCGCTGGTGGTCACCGACACCGTCAAGGCGACCAGCGCCGAGGCGGTCGCCGACCTCAAACGGCTCGGCCTGACCCCGGTCCTGCTGACCGGCGACAACACCGCCGCGGCCCACGCGGTGGCGGCCGAGGTCGGCATCGGGAAGGTCATCGCAGAGGTCGATCCCGAGCTGCGGCTGCGCCGCTTCCGGCCCCTGCATCGCCGCTTCACAGCCTGGGCATGCCCTTCTGGACGTTCGGGGCGGGCGCGGCTGCCCTCCGGAAGCAACGTCTTTCCCCCGGTTTTGTGCCATCCGGTTCTGTGA
- a CDS encoding GNAT family N-acetyltransferase, giving the protein MLFRSMTEADLDRVTAVTVDEPISWIPADRYLDELAQGMYRPEWTWIAEDGGRVVARALWWGQSRSEHPIALDCLYVDACVADRAAVAAELLTTSLKAFAEQGASKLPLYNLTLPYGWREDPAVAAALAWRRDAALAAGLTEEVERLRLEWTPDAGVPAADGRLTFAEASDEEFLQVFQRIAVGSLDRETRRNLAAKGAEATAREEMDFYLGCPGKREWWRLARTPAGQVAGLAIPSATPYNRNVGYLGVVPELRGRGYVDDVLAEITRVHAESGAELITATTDTGNAPMAAAFARAGYRTAQIRMIYSAPES; this is encoded by the coding sequence ATGTTGTTTCGTTCCATGACCGAGGCCGACCTCGATCGCGTGACCGCCGTGACGGTCGACGAACCCATCAGCTGGATCCCCGCCGACCGCTATCTCGATGAACTGGCGCAGGGGATGTACCGGCCCGAGTGGACCTGGATCGCCGAAGACGGCGGCCGGGTGGTGGCCCGGGCCCTGTGGTGGGGACAGTCGCGCAGTGAGCACCCAATCGCGTTGGACTGTCTGTACGTCGATGCCTGCGTCGCCGACCGTGCGGCGGTCGCGGCCGAGCTGCTGACCACGAGTCTGAAGGCCTTCGCCGAGCAGGGCGCGAGCAAACTGCCGCTCTACAACCTGACATTGCCGTATGGCTGGCGCGAGGACCCGGCCGTCGCGGCAGCCCTGGCCTGGCGGCGCGATGCCGCGCTGGCGGCCGGGCTCACCGAGGAGGTGGAGCGGCTGCGTCTGGAGTGGACACCCGACGCCGGCGTCCCGGCCGCCGACGGCCGGCTCACCTTCGCCGAAGCCTCGGACGAGGAGTTCCTCCAGGTGTTCCAGCGGATCGCCGTGGGCAGCCTGGACCGCGAGACCCGCAGGAACCTGGCCGCCAAGGGTGCCGAGGCCACGGCACGGGAAGAGATGGACTTCTACCTCGGCTGCCCGGGCAAGCGCGAGTGGTGGCGCCTGGCCCGCACTCCTGCAGGGCAGGTCGCGGGGCTGGCGATCCCGTCGGCGACACCGTACAACCGCAACGTCGGCTACCTGGGCGTCGTCCCCGAGTTGCGCGGCCGCGGTTACGTCGACGACGTACTCGCCGAGATCACCCGTGTCCACGCGGAGTCGGGCGCCGAGCTGATCACGGCCACCACGGACACGGGCAACGCGCCGATGGCCGCGGCCTTCGCCCGAGCCGGCTACCGGACCGCCCAGATCCGGATGATCTACTCGGCGCCCGAGTCATGA